AACCATATATGTATAGTATCTTATATCTATATACAAGTTAATTAGAGGATCATTAATGTGATTAAACTAAAACAGTTCCGTTATGATCatgataagtaaaatataacGAGGGTTTTTTGTTGTTTCGTTGTAGATGAAGTCTACGTAACGTTTCATGATCAGCAATGGGGAGTCCCTGTCTATGATGATAAGTATGATTATAGCTTCCACAATTGTATACCATGCTTACAGTTCaattgtttaagaaaaaaaaatattatttttgaatgatGATGACTAATCATTAAACCAGCTTGCTTTTTGAGTACCTTGCCATGTCGGGAATGTTAATGGACTATAACTGGACTGAGATTTTAAAACGCAAAGAACTCTTTAGGTGAAATCTCTAACTACTTTTCATAAATTGCTATAGTATACCTGTAGATAATAATTTTATGGATgttaatgaaattttttgaaagtAGAGAAGCATTTTGTGAGTTTGACCCAAATCTGGTGGTCAATATGGGAGAGAAAGAGATCACAGAGATTGCATCAAACAAAGCAATAATGCTACAAGAGAGTAGAGTCAGGTGTATAGTTGACAATGCCAGATGCATAACCAAGGCAAGTTCCCATATTTTCTTCCCATTTTTCTTGCGAAGCACCTCTATATAATCTCTTGTATAGATTTCTGTTACAcctttgttttatattataataacaaacaaaacttttttttgcaggtggtcaaggagtttggatcaTTTAGCAGCTACATGTGGGGGTTTATGGATTACAAACCGATTATTAACAGATTCAAATATTCAAGAAATGTACCACTGAGATCTCCCAAGGCTGAGATAATTAGCAAAGATATGATCAAACGAGGGTTTCGATTCGTCGGTCCAGTTATCGTACATTCTTTCATGCAAGCGGCAGGGTTAACAATTGATCACCTCGTTGATTGTTTTAGACATGGTGATTGTGTGAGCCTCGCTGAGAGGCCATGGAGGCATATATGATATTTGGACTGAGGCTAATCAAGTTTTTCGGTTCATTTTGGGGTAAAACATATTTGGGAACATATTTTCGAGCGTTTGACTTTTTCTTTGGTTTAATAAAAGTATTTGAAATCAAACTGCTTGTTATTTCAAGGTTTTTGATCCCTTATCAAACTTATATAGTTTATGGTTTTGATTGGATTTTACTCTTATATCGAAATGTATGGATCTGCCTTTTTCagcaaaaacatattataactACATTGCTTATAATTTGATTAGGTATTTAACCGAACTTTCATTTTCAGTTCGGTTTGGCTTTTCCCTAAACTAAAAGCTGTACTTTATGTTGAATACAGCTGAATAGGGCcttaatttatttgtttctttttaacagGAGAATAAATTTCAATAAATCATACAATAATTAAGAAAATGCCTTTTAAGTGAAAATTAATCATTAACGCCGACAGAGAACAAAAATTGCTAAGATGATCTTGTTTACTTTTGCTGTAATTGATTTACTGTATTTTCTAAGCTTTTCAGATCATTTCTACATGTCGGCTTCCCATGCAATGAGAACCAAAGTTATTCAAAATGCTTCCATTAAAACcttaaaattattcaaaacaaatatgaagaaaaagatTTCAGAGACTAAGTTTCCCAATAATTCCAATGTCTCTTAACAGTTTCAACGTTGAACAAGTTGGTTACAAGTTTAAATAAAGTATCAAGACTTTAAAGAAAATGCTTTTGTAAGGACATTGACAAGCAGACAAGTAATGGTCATTGATGTGGCTGTGATAAATTGTGTCCACTAAAGTATAAGTTTATCACAAACACATCTCATTCTCAGACCAAACGATGACAAGTTGCCATAAAATTAACAAAAGCAGGAATGAAGATAACAATGGATGAATGATACGTTTCGATTTTGTTTGAATAACTTTAGCTGAAAGATAGTAAAAACCTTAATTTTAACTGGTTAAATATTGGGCAACTATTGTTATTCTTGTAAacatgagaaaaaaatagaaatatttacgAAGCACTACAGATGATAAAAAAGAACTTTATTCGCATTGCAATTGTTCGTCGTGGCCACAAAAGCAAGCTAATCGTAACGTAGATAACAAGTCACTACTTCAAACCCCGTGAGACGTAAACTCCTCGGTCTTTTCTATTATGTGAAGTCTTGTATGTTCTCAAAACTGGCACGATGTACCAAGTCTCTGTCTACTCCTCAACGTCATGGTCCGACGCTCTGCAAAAGCAGAGTCGAGCAACTCCTGAAACTTCTCCAAGAACACAACCCATTCGGCTTCTATCATGTCTGCTAACTTCACAAAGTTTGTGCTGACCGGCAGCAGCACGTTCGCGCTCTTGTGACTTGACAATGTCTTCTCAGTTTCGTCTCTTGGAGTGTTCAGGTACATGGATCCCATTTTGTTGTCCTTCGTTAATGTCGAGAGCTCTGAGAGAGATAGAGCAAGTCCTGCCTCTTCTTCGGTttcatcctcttcttcctcctctagcTTTCCAAGTGAAGAACGTCCGTTTGAAAATGGGTTTTTGACGATGAGGGTTTGTGTCTTGGAGCTATAAACCGAATCTAAGTCACTGTAGTCTAGATCAAACTGAAACTCTGTCTCTCCTTCTACATCTGACCTGAGAGATAAAATGTCTCCTTCTGCGATCAATCTCTTGGCTTCGATACCCAACATTTCAAGTACACTTGGAACTTCTCCTCCTGCGTGGAACTCCCGAGTCATCATCTCACCAATCTCTGCAAGACAGAGTCCATAAGCAGCCGCTTCTTTAAGGAAAACAGTACACAGAGCTAGAACCCTAAGACAAGCCTCTCGAATCATTGGAAGCTCTCTTCGCAGCATTTCACAGTCTTTCACAGGATCAAGACTTAGTATGTAGTCAAGCTCTTCTTCAGAGAAAGGTATCGACGCCTGAGGCCAATGAATCCACTCAAAGTAAGGATCTTCGAGTGTTTCTGGCAAGCAAAGGCCGTGATCTATCGGAATAAGCTCCACTTGACCAAACCTACCATCAGGCTTCTTCACCAAAAGGTTTCCACCATGCCGGTCTGTGTTGAGAATCCTTATGTCCAATATCCCAATGCGGTGCACAGAAGCAACCGGAAAGCTTGAAGTCCCGTGATCGCTAGCATCAAAATCGTGAGCTACAAACTTCTGGAACGAAGCAATCTTGCTGCTGaccagcttcttcttctcacgAGATCTGTTACCGTTCACTCCATCGTTGACATTGAATACAGTGTGTGTTATCTTCACGAGTGCCGTAGGGGGAACATTAGCAAAGTGATCATGGTCAAGAAGGTAGGCAGCAACTTCTCTATATCCGGTTTCTCCGACACGCACAGAAGGCTTTAAACCAGGATCCCCAAGCGATTTCCCTGTGAAGCCTTTAGGGTTATTCGGAGCAAACGGTTCTTCATCTGTAGGCTTGACAATTGCAACGCTCTGACCCTTCTCATTCCTAAAATAGTACGCCCCTCCCATCCCACCATTAACAGGGATCGGCTCTACACCTGCTTTCATCGCCTCAACAATGTCATTAGCCGTTTGCTTCAAAGACAGAAAACAACGCGAGTGACTAAGTATCTCAATAGGAGCACTTAGATCTTTTCTCTGCAGATCACTCCCAGTAGGTGACAGACACGGAGTAGACGAGCTTCTGTGCATTAAGTTACGCTTCAGCAGAAGCGGAGAATCATTCCTCACAGCACTCAAGTCATCGTT
This region of Brassica napus cultivar Da-Ae chromosome C5, Da-Ae, whole genome shotgun sequence genomic DNA includes:
- the LOC106431587 gene encoding DNA-3-methyladenine glycosylase; its protein translation is MYKASPNRRAILEKSKSVREKETKQTSNFFAKHLKRIYPITLQRSTSSSFSLSSISLSLSQNSTDSSATDSTSTLEQRISLALGLISSPRRRETFVPKTIPRQQEQRLHEDFNSDEPKRCNWITKKSDEVYVTFHDQQWGVPVYDDNLLFEYLAMSGMLMDYNWTEILKRKELFREAFCEFDPNLVVNMGEKEITEIASNKAIMLQESRVRCIVDNARCITKVVKEFGSFSSYMWGFMDYKPIINRFKYSRNVPLRSPKAEIISKDMIKRGFRFVGPVIVHSFMQAAGLTIDHLVDCFRHGDCVSLAERPWRHI
- the LOC106431595 gene encoding phosphatidylinositol 4-kinase gamma 6; the protein is MAMAVFKSPIKGEFHGSRNMESKEFKHHHLLHRHSSGRRRVFVQTETGCVLGMDLDRSDNVHTVKKRLQIAFNLPTEESSLTFGDMVLKNDDLSAVRNDSPLLLKRNLMHRSSSTPCLSPTGSDLQRKDLSAPIEILSHSRCFLSLKQTANDIVEAMKAGVEPIPVNGGMGGAYYFRNEKGQSVAIVKPTDEEPFAPNNPKGFTGKSLGDPGLKPSVRVGETGYREVAAYLLDHDHFANVPPTALVKITHTVFNVNDGVNGNRSREKKKLVSSKIASFQKFVAHDFDASDHGTSSFPVASVHRIGILDIRILNTDRHGGNLLVKKPDGRFGQVELIPIDHGLCLPETLEDPYFEWIHWPQASIPFSEEELDYILSLDPVKDCEMLRRELPMIREACLRVLALCTVFLKEAAAYGLCLAEIGEMMTREFHAGGEVPSVLEMLGIEAKRLIAEGDILSLRSDVEGETEFQFDLDYSDLDSVYSSKTQTLIVKNPFSNGRSSLGKLEEEEEDETEEEAGLALSLSELSTLTKDNKMGSMYLNTPRDETEKTLSSHKSANVLLPVSTNFVKLADMIEAEWVVFLEKFQELLDSAFAERRTMTLRSRQRLGTSCQF